A genomic segment from Daphnia carinata strain CSIRO-1 chromosome 1, CSIRO_AGI_Dcar_HiC_V3, whole genome shotgun sequence encodes:
- the LOC130691347 gene encoding serine hydrolase-like protein isoform X1, with the protein MDNCDKLVFRMQHLIPRGLSSAAPKTTNNPACTIPGIAGLRNQTDALSNTYKEVTFPMTYGNVAAKVWGPSSGIPVFALHGWLDNAGTFDTLIPMLPHNLRIVAVDIPGHGMSDHFPRDIMYHFLDCLLAVERISQQLKWEKFSFIGHSLGGCIAMLYAGVFPEKVDKLVNIDIVRVTTTRAETMHLRLRKTVGKLLKYELAISNGPEKPISYDTAVEKSINGSFGSLDRKACEIMLKRGLKKVNGGYVFSRDRRLHAAPLSFCPKQDQVVLAAKVTADVLIIKFTEGPYFESVEDQVEHIEALRKSSKNVRYVEIEGKHHTHLTHPERIANIISDFLISN; encoded by the exons atggACAATTGTGATAAACTAGTGTTTCGAATGCAGCACCTAATTCCCCGTGGATTATCATCTGCTGCcccaaaaacaacaaataaccCTGCGTGCACCATACCAGGTATAGCAGGTTTGAGAAATCAGACTGATGCTTTGTCAAACACCTACAAAGAAGTTACATTCCCCATGACATATGGAAATGTGGCAG CTAAAGTCTGGGGTCCTTCAAGTGGAATACCAGTATTTGCCTTACATGGGTGGTTGGATAATGCTGGCACATTTGACACCTTGATTCCAATGCTTCCTCATAACTTAAGAATAGTTGCAGTTGATATTCCAGGTCATGGGATGTCTGATCATTTTCCAAGAGACATTATGTATCACTTCTTGGACTGTCTTTTAGCTGTAGAGAGAATATCACAACAATTGAAGTGggaaaaattttcatttattggCCATAGCTTGGGTGGGTGTATTGCCATGCTATATGCAGGTGTGTTTCCAGAAAAGGTAGATAAACTTGTAAATATTGATATTGTTAGAGTAACCACAACAAGGGCTGAAACTATGCATTTGAGATTAAGAAAAACTGTTGGTAAGCTTTTGAAATACGAACTAGCAATAAGCAATGGCCCAGAAAAGCCTATTAGCTATGATACAGCGGTAGAAAAAAGCATAAATGGTTCATTTGGATCTCTAGACAGAAAAGCTTGCGAAATTATGTTAAAGCGTGGTTTGAAAAAAGTAAACGGGGGCTATGTATTTAGCAGAGATAGGCGATTGCACGCGGCTCCCTTGTCGTTCTGTCCAAAACAAGATCAGGTAGTTCTGGCAGCAAAAGTCACTGCCGACgtattaattattaaatttaccGAAGGACCTTATTTTGAGAGTGTTGAAGATCAGGTAGAGCATATAGAAGCACTTAGGAAAAGCTCAAAAAATGTTCGTTATGTCGAAATAGAGGGAAAGCATCACACCCATCTTACGCATCCTGAACGTATTGCAAATATTATTTCCGATTTTTTAATCTCTAATTAA
- the LOC130691347 gene encoding serine hydrolase-like protein isoform X2, with the protein MQHLIPRGLSSAAPKTTNNPACTIPGIAGLRNQTDALSNTYKEVTFPMTYGNVAAKVWGPSSGIPVFALHGWLDNAGTFDTLIPMLPHNLRIVAVDIPGHGMSDHFPRDIMYHFLDCLLAVERISQQLKWEKFSFIGHSLGGCIAMLYAGVFPEKVDKLVNIDIVRVTTTRAETMHLRLRKTVGKLLKYELAISNGPEKPISYDTAVEKSINGSFGSLDRKACEIMLKRGLKKVNGGYVFSRDRRLHAAPLSFCPKQDQVVLAAKVTADVLIIKFTEGPYFESVEDQVEHIEALRKSSKNVRYVEIEGKHHTHLTHPERIANIISDFLISN; encoded by the exons ATGCAG CACCTAATTCCCCGTGGATTATCATCTGCTGCcccaaaaacaacaaataaccCTGCGTGCACCATACCAGGTATAGCAGGTTTGAGAAATCAGACTGATGCTTTGTCAAACACCTACAAAGAAGTTACATTCCCCATGACATATGGAAATGTGGCAG CTAAAGTCTGGGGTCCTTCAAGTGGAATACCAGTATTTGCCTTACATGGGTGGTTGGATAATGCTGGCACATTTGACACCTTGATTCCAATGCTTCCTCATAACTTAAGAATAGTTGCAGTTGATATTCCAGGTCATGGGATGTCTGATCATTTTCCAAGAGACATTATGTATCACTTCTTGGACTGTCTTTTAGCTGTAGAGAGAATATCACAACAATTGAAGTGggaaaaattttcatttattggCCATAGCTTGGGTGGGTGTATTGCCATGCTATATGCAGGTGTGTTTCCAGAAAAGGTAGATAAACTTGTAAATATTGATATTGTTAGAGTAACCACAACAAGGGCTGAAACTATGCATTTGAGATTAAGAAAAACTGTTGGTAAGCTTTTGAAATACGAACTAGCAATAAGCAATGGCCCAGAAAAGCCTATTAGCTATGATACAGCGGTAGAAAAAAGCATAAATGGTTCATTTGGATCTCTAGACAGAAAAGCTTGCGAAATTATGTTAAAGCGTGGTTTGAAAAAAGTAAACGGGGGCTATGTATTTAGCAGAGATAGGCGATTGCACGCGGCTCCCTTGTCGTTCTGTCCAAAACAAGATCAGGTAGTTCTGGCAGCAAAAGTCACTGCCGACgtattaattattaaatttaccGAAGGACCTTATTTTGAGAGTGTTGAAGATCAGGTAGAGCATATAGAAGCACTTAGGAAAAGCTCAAAAAATGTTCGTTATGTCGAAATAGAGGGAAAGCATCACACCCATCTTACGCATCCTGAACGTATTGCAAATATTATTTCCGATTTTTTAATCTCTAATTAA
- the LOC130691344 gene encoding uncharacterized protein LOC130691344 isoform X1 translates to MAASIHKWTVRFFLVFLIYPSANARRGHFDWTELADEIAHQQWCGTIDYCGFRNQPDDLAITESSANEGQRKMTVRKPSDMKDIQFLKTACHCDEECDSYGDCCYDVLLANVGKNNISDEEFEQNSLACLPLRFKDNDYKLDEKFHIYMIDACPSTWVEDDDESLPALCRKNPNQLDYTHLMDIPVLSLETNRTYANVFCARCHSDANRLASWNVSVECNVDINTSNVTRAQMFRQSNYQPGLRQWALVVNEHNGEDEHEGAQTTIRCNLVVDEFRNFTHYLKSTGSRRCIPKIEHCAEDWANPSDKIKCQSYTFLVQEKPQSLYRKSRVYKNPHCAKCNHVPHNETVCFSALAVDKFRVGFGNRNRYSFSMLIDFDFGGGGGGKVDHVCGPNEIFDRFHERCHAVVCGATFVNEAGTCVRKSELENNWPTAGTWLNSSCQRVVLMENIDYIQLENGSLILNASGKTLQPAEYEPNPGGQNVTVCADDNQPDSYFKYSVGQRYLSDICLAISVGCLALHIAIHIALPKLRNLPGKNLLSLSCALFVAQLLFLTGIGLRDVVGYAWCAFLGVATHWFYLAAFFWMNIMGFDICRTFTGSLTRNRGMPGRGQRSTFIFYSLYAWGFPTIVVSLGLMLDFTDLVDDYAPEYGYRVCWISNKAGLGVFFVLPVAVLLLENLILFSLTVFSIIKQRQAAQFAVEKNQSYRAANETKTMTERLQPPSGPSAPLRRNSAVNNKQQIRFILYIKLGLIMGLGWIFGFAASLAKVPVLWYPFIFFNALQGAFIFFAFCCKRKIYFMVYQWATKRPHPSDSSSSSRATASTCKPSISTHKSSIATPSSTTAEFESQSNRTSVVQRDNQTPPSLSAELLLPQVNAVEIVRRWVTSASPISRAKRNLPRVVVTKHFVNDDEFHSYPFVNKESPKSHLFVQNNNHAALLKC, encoded by the exons atggccgcctCCATTCACAAGTGGACGGTCCGTTTCTTCCTCGTGTTTTTGATCTACCCATCAGCCAATGCTCGCAGAGGACACTTTGACTGGACAGAGTTGGCAGACGAGATCGCTCATCAGCAATGGTGTGGCACAATTGATTATTGTGGTTTTCGCAATCAGCCGGACGATCTTGCTATAACGGAATCATCCGCTAACGAAGGACAGCGCAAGATGACTGTACGAAAACCGAGCGACATGAAAGATATCCA gtttTTGAAGACGGCATGCCATTGCGATGAGGAATGTGATAGTTATGGCGATTGCTGTTACGACGTGTTGCTGGCCAACGTCGGCAAGAATAACATCTCAGACGAAGAGTTTGAGCAAAATTCATTGGCTTGTTTACCTCTGAGGTTCAAAGATAACGACTACAAGCTCGACGAAAAG TTCCATATTTACATGATCGACGCTTGCCCATCCACTTGGGTTGAAGACGATGACGAATCTCTACCGGCGTTGTGCCGAAAAAATCCTAATCAATTAGATTATACTCATCTGATGGATATACCCGTCTTGTCTCTCGAAACCAATCGAACCTACGCCAATGTTTTCTGCGCCCGGTGCCACTCTGACGCTAACCGCCTGGCCAGCTGGAATGTTTCAGTCGAATGCAATGTTGATATCAACAC TTCCAACGTCACTAGGGCGCAAATGTTTCGCCAATCCAATTATCAGCCAGGATTGCGACAATGGGCGTTGGTGGTGAACGAACACAATGGAGAAGATGAACACGAAGGCGCTCAGACCACCATTCGATGCAATTTAGTGGTCGACGAATTCCGAAACTTTACACATTATCTTAAG TCGACGGGCAGCAGGAGATGCATACCAAAAATAGAACATTGCGCCGAGGACTGGGCCAATCCATCtgacaaaattaaatgccaGTCCTATACCTTTCTAGTCCAGGAAAAACCCCAATCATTATACCGTAAATCG CGAGTGTACAAGAATCCTCACTGCGCCAAGTGTAATCACGTCCCGCATAATGAGACCGTTTGCTTTTCAGCGCTAGCCGTAGATAAATTCCGCGTCGGATTTGGAAACCGTAATCGCTATTCGTTTTCGATGTTGATCGATTTCGATTTCGGCGGCGGTGGAGGCGGAAAGGTGGATCACGTTTGTGGACCGAACGAAATCTTTGATCGGTTTCACGAGCGCTGTCACGCAGTTGTTTGCGGAGCGACGTTCGTCAACGAAGCGGGGACCTGCGTACGCAAGTCTGAACTGGAAAACAACTGGCCAACAGCTGGAACTTGGCTGAATTCTTCATGCCAGCGTGTAGTTCTAATGGAGAACATCGACTACATCCAGCTGGAAAACGGTTCCCTCATTTTGAACGCTAGTGGCAAAACCCTCCAGCCGGCCGAATACGAACCGAACCCAGGCGGACAAAACGTCACCGTTTGCGCGGACGACAATCAACCGGACTCGTATTTTAAATATTCGGTTGGCCAGCGTTATTTGTCTGATATTTGCCTAGCCATCAGCGTCGGCTGTCTTGCTCTTCACATCGCCATCCACATAGCCCTGCCCAAATTGCGCAATTTGCCCGGCAAGAATTTGCTTTCGCTCTCTTGCGCCCTCTTCGTGGCCCAGCTGCTTTTCTTGACGGGCATCGGACTGCGTGACGTCGTCGGGTACGCTTGGTGCGCCTTCCTGGGCGTCGCAACGCACTGGTTTTACCTGGCCGCTTTCTTCTGGATGAACATCATGGGCTTCGACATCTGCCGGACGTTCACAGGATCGTTGACCCGCAATCGTGGAATGCCAGGTCGTGGCCAGCGATCGACCTTCATATTCTACTCGTTGTACGCCTGGGGTTTCCCAACCATCGTCGTGTCCCTCGGCCTGATGCTGGACTTTACCGATTTGGTGGACGATTACGCACCTGAATACGGTTACCGAGTTTGCTGGATCTCAAACAAGGCCGGATTGGGTGTCTTTTTCGTCTTGCCCGTCGCTGTTCTCTTGCTGGAAAATTTGATCCTCTTCAGTCTGACTGTGTTCTCCATCATCAAACAGAGACAAGCTGCTCAATTCGCAGTTGAGAAAAATCAATCGTATCGGGCAGCGAACGAGACCAAAACGATGACGGAGAGGCTTCAACCTCCTTCGGGTCCATCGGCCCCGCTTCGTCGTAATAGCGCCGTAAACAACAAGCAACAGATCCGTTTCATCCTTTACATCAAGTTGGGATTAATCATGGGGCTGGGATGGATTTTTGGATTCGCTGCGTCCCTGGCCAAAGTGCCCGTCCTTTGGTACCcgttcatcttcttcaacgCTTTGCAAGGcgccttcatcttcttcgcaTTCTGCTGTAAGCGCAAAATCTATTTCATGGTGTACCAATGGGCTACCAAACGACCGCATCCGTCTGATTCATCGTCCAGCAGCCGGGCCACTGCTAGCACCTGCAAGCCCAGCATCAGCACTCACAAGTCGAGCATCGCTACGCCTAGTAGCACAACGGCCGAATTTGAAAGTCAATCAAATCGGACCAGCGTCGTCCAACGGGATAATCAAACTCCG CCTTCGCTATCGGCTGAACTTCTTCTGCCACAAGTGAACGCCGTCGAAATCGTACGTCGTTGGGTCACTTCGGCTTCACCGATCAGCCGGGCCAAACGAAACCTGCCTCGCGTTGTCGTCACCAAACATTTCGTCAACGATGATGAGTTTCATTCGTATCCGTTTGTCAACAAGGAAAGCCCCAAATCTCACCTTTTCGTTCAGAATAATAATCACGCAGCGTTGCTTAAGTGCTGA
- the LOC130691344 gene encoding uncharacterized protein LOC130691344 isoform X2 — MAASIHKWTVRFFLVFLIYPSANARRGHFDWTELADEIAHQQWCGTIDYCGFRNQPDDLAITESSANEGQRKMTVRKPSDMKDIQFLKTACHCDEECDSYGDCCYDVLLANVGKNNISDEEFEQNSLACLPLRFKDNDYKLDEKFHIYMIDACPSTWVEDDDESLPALCRKNPNQLDYTHLMDIPVLSLETNRTYANVFCARCHSDANRLASWNVSVECNVDINTSNVTRAQMFRQSNYQPGLRQWALVVNEHNGEDEHEGAQTTIRCNLVVDEFRNFTHYLKSTGSRRCIPKIEHCAEDWANPSDKIKCQSYTFLVQEKPQSLYRKSRVYKNPHCAKCNHVPHNETVCFSALAVDKFRVGFGNRNRYSFSMLIDFDFGGGGGGKVDHVCGPNEIFDRFHERCHAVVCGATFVNEAGTCVRKSELENNWPTAGTWLNSSCQRVVLMENIDYIQLENGSLILNASGKTLQPAEYEPNPGGQNVTVCADDNQPDSYFKYSVGQRYLSDICLAISVGCLALHIAIHIALPKLRNLPGKNLLSLSCALFVAQLLFLTGIGLRDVVGYAWCAFLGVATHWFYLAAFFWMNIMGFDICRTFTGSLTRNRGMPGRGQRSTFIFYSLYAWGFPTIVVSLGLMLDFTDLVDDYAPEYGYRVCWISNKAGLGVFFVLPVAVLLLENLILFSLTVFSIIKQRQAAQFAVEKNQSYRAANETKTMTERLQPPSGPSAPLRRNSAVNNKQQIRFILYIKLGLIMGLGWIFGFAASLAKVPVLWYPFIFFNALQGAFIFFAFCCKRKIYFMVYQWATKRPHPSDSSSSSRATASTCKPSISTHKSSIATPSSTTAEFESQSNRTSVVQRDNQTPVRQSYSKHS, encoded by the exons atggccgcctCCATTCACAAGTGGACGGTCCGTTTCTTCCTCGTGTTTTTGATCTACCCATCAGCCAATGCTCGCAGAGGACACTTTGACTGGACAGAGTTGGCAGACGAGATCGCTCATCAGCAATGGTGTGGCACAATTGATTATTGTGGTTTTCGCAATCAGCCGGACGATCTTGCTATAACGGAATCATCCGCTAACGAAGGACAGCGCAAGATGACTGTACGAAAACCGAGCGACATGAAAGATATCCA gtttTTGAAGACGGCATGCCATTGCGATGAGGAATGTGATAGTTATGGCGATTGCTGTTACGACGTGTTGCTGGCCAACGTCGGCAAGAATAACATCTCAGACGAAGAGTTTGAGCAAAATTCATTGGCTTGTTTACCTCTGAGGTTCAAAGATAACGACTACAAGCTCGACGAAAAG TTCCATATTTACATGATCGACGCTTGCCCATCCACTTGGGTTGAAGACGATGACGAATCTCTACCGGCGTTGTGCCGAAAAAATCCTAATCAATTAGATTATACTCATCTGATGGATATACCCGTCTTGTCTCTCGAAACCAATCGAACCTACGCCAATGTTTTCTGCGCCCGGTGCCACTCTGACGCTAACCGCCTGGCCAGCTGGAATGTTTCAGTCGAATGCAATGTTGATATCAACAC TTCCAACGTCACTAGGGCGCAAATGTTTCGCCAATCCAATTATCAGCCAGGATTGCGACAATGGGCGTTGGTGGTGAACGAACACAATGGAGAAGATGAACACGAAGGCGCTCAGACCACCATTCGATGCAATTTAGTGGTCGACGAATTCCGAAACTTTACACATTATCTTAAG TCGACGGGCAGCAGGAGATGCATACCAAAAATAGAACATTGCGCCGAGGACTGGGCCAATCCATCtgacaaaattaaatgccaGTCCTATACCTTTCTAGTCCAGGAAAAACCCCAATCATTATACCGTAAATCG CGAGTGTACAAGAATCCTCACTGCGCCAAGTGTAATCACGTCCCGCATAATGAGACCGTTTGCTTTTCAGCGCTAGCCGTAGATAAATTCCGCGTCGGATTTGGAAACCGTAATCGCTATTCGTTTTCGATGTTGATCGATTTCGATTTCGGCGGCGGTGGAGGCGGAAAGGTGGATCACGTTTGTGGACCGAACGAAATCTTTGATCGGTTTCACGAGCGCTGTCACGCAGTTGTTTGCGGAGCGACGTTCGTCAACGAAGCGGGGACCTGCGTACGCAAGTCTGAACTGGAAAACAACTGGCCAACAGCTGGAACTTGGCTGAATTCTTCATGCCAGCGTGTAGTTCTAATGGAGAACATCGACTACATCCAGCTGGAAAACGGTTCCCTCATTTTGAACGCTAGTGGCAAAACCCTCCAGCCGGCCGAATACGAACCGAACCCAGGCGGACAAAACGTCACCGTTTGCGCGGACGACAATCAACCGGACTCGTATTTTAAATATTCGGTTGGCCAGCGTTATTTGTCTGATATTTGCCTAGCCATCAGCGTCGGCTGTCTTGCTCTTCACATCGCCATCCACATAGCCCTGCCCAAATTGCGCAATTTGCCCGGCAAGAATTTGCTTTCGCTCTCTTGCGCCCTCTTCGTGGCCCAGCTGCTTTTCTTGACGGGCATCGGACTGCGTGACGTCGTCGGGTACGCTTGGTGCGCCTTCCTGGGCGTCGCAACGCACTGGTTTTACCTGGCCGCTTTCTTCTGGATGAACATCATGGGCTTCGACATCTGCCGGACGTTCACAGGATCGTTGACCCGCAATCGTGGAATGCCAGGTCGTGGCCAGCGATCGACCTTCATATTCTACTCGTTGTACGCCTGGGGTTTCCCAACCATCGTCGTGTCCCTCGGCCTGATGCTGGACTTTACCGATTTGGTGGACGATTACGCACCTGAATACGGTTACCGAGTTTGCTGGATCTCAAACAAGGCCGGATTGGGTGTCTTTTTCGTCTTGCCCGTCGCTGTTCTCTTGCTGGAAAATTTGATCCTCTTCAGTCTGACTGTGTTCTCCATCATCAAACAGAGACAAGCTGCTCAATTCGCAGTTGAGAAAAATCAATCGTATCGGGCAGCGAACGAGACCAAAACGATGACGGAGAGGCTTCAACCTCCTTCGGGTCCATCGGCCCCGCTTCGTCGTAATAGCGCCGTAAACAACAAGCAACAGATCCGTTTCATCCTTTACATCAAGTTGGGATTAATCATGGGGCTGGGATGGATTTTTGGATTCGCTGCGTCCCTGGCCAAAGTGCCCGTCCTTTGGTACCcgttcatcttcttcaacgCTTTGCAAGGcgccttcatcttcttcgcaTTCTGCTGTAAGCGCAAAATCTATTTCATGGTGTACCAATGGGCTACCAAACGACCGCATCCGTCTGATTCATCGTCCAGCAGCCGGGCCACTGCTAGCACCTGCAAGCCCAGCATCAGCACTCACAAGTCGAGCATCGCTACGCCTAGTAGCACAACGGCCGAATTTGAAAGTCAATCAAATCGGACCAGCGTCGTCCAACGGGATAATCAAACTCCGGTCCGTCAATCCTATTCTAAGCATAGTTAA
- the LOC130691234 gene encoding uncharacterized protein LOC130691234: MAELIRQLVWTILSLCALSFWLNVSMLIEWSSLTDNIGIEVNRCSQQMNLCRHRYPLLQDPIVHSAGTVFAGPDWNTSAVGDDADSFGRCRCDVDCALYGDCCADAAAVYDSHPKDRLSSPWTCLPMATETDRYTSSQKFYMYMIGSCPTDSTNHDDSVIALCHRRMDTQSSHHQYSYLMDIPVLSLTTNRTYANIYCAQCHSDTRRLAPWNVSIHCNNDFDNLNVTRDQMFLDEHYHPGTRSWVLHQRYVTISCVLTIDQFNHPVNYLKSAGGRHCVPIMNDCLSDWKDTAEGHHCDVYTLYVETSAVEVPKNPHCSDRVLHSFSIVMDFKFGGIQISKEKTCGPNEIYDGLHDTCHAVTCDAAFSQQAPGICSPRRQHKSTSNSSLSTRCSKVTLIKDVPYYSLGNGTLVLNGTGDMLRPSEYELGQNGIIHICENESLDRFLNELKNYLRYSYAQRYLSNVCLTISVICLALHIGIHIALPKLRNVPGKNLLSLSCTLFLGQLLFLTGVGARNSIGYGPCAAIGVLIHWSLMAAFFWMNIMGFDMCRTFAGSQIKPHLQFRASVQRRRTTFRSYSLYGWSCPTFIVAIAMLVDFTDITDGRWAPNYGTHQCWICNKNGLGLFFILPMAVLLAVNFMFFLLTAWSIVKQWRETQFAMRKNQTCQRSNAIGNFLDSLKLTDTIYHSKRKSYMSRLRTRFFLYVKLGTIMGLGWVSGLIAAMADVPALWYPFILFNTLQGTFIFLAFDCKRKVYYMVYEVITRRPHPSNLSSSHRCSTTASTKLQAARRISAQTPQAIYSNQECPNETV, from the exons ATGGCCGAACTCATTCGCCAATTGGTGTGGACTATTCTATCGCTTTGTGCGCTCTCCTTCTGGCTGAATGTGTCCATGTTAATCGAGTGGTCGTCGTTAACCGACAACATAGGCATCGAAGTGAACAGATGTAGTCAGCAAATGAATCTCTGCCGACATCGCTACCCTCTCCTCCAAGACCCGATTGTTCACTCTGCTGGCACCGTGTTTGCTGGACCCGACTGGAACACAAGCGCCGTCGGTGACGACGCCGATTC ATTCGGCCGATGTCGCTGCGACGTTGATTGCGCCCTCTACGGCGATTGCTGTGCGGATGCGGCGGCCGTGTACGATAGTCATCCGAAAGATAGGCTATCATCTCCATGGACGTGTTTACCTATGGCTACGGAGACGGATCGCTACACGTCCAGCCAAAaa TTTTACATGTACATGATCGGCAGTTGTCCAACGGATTCGACCAATCACGATGATTCAGTGATTGCCTTGTGTCATCGACGAATGGATACGCAATCCAGCCATCATCAATACTCTTACCTGATGGATATCCCCGTGTTATCGTTGACCACCAACAGAACGTATGCCAATATTTACTGCGCGCAATGTCATTCCGATACGCGTCGTTTAGCACCGTGGAACGTATCCATTCATTGCAACAATGACTTTGACAA TTTGAACGTGACCAGAGATCAAATGTTTCTCGACGAACATTATCATCCGGGAACCAGGAGTTGGGTTTTACACCAAAGATACGTGACCATCAGTTGCGTCCTCACCATCGACCAGTTTAACCACCCCGTTAATTACCTCAAG TCCGCTGGTGGTAGGCACTGCGTTCCAATCATGAACGATTGTTTATCTGACTGGAAAGACACTGCCGAGGGTCATCATTGCGATGTTTACACTCTTTACGTTGAAACCTCCGCCGTAGAG GTTCCCAAAAATCCTCACTGCTCTGACCGCGTTCTACATTCTTTTTCGATCGTCATGGACTTCAAGTTCGGAGGAATTCAAATTAGCAAAGAGAAGACGTGTGGCCCTAACGAGATATACGATGGCTTGCACGATACTTGTCACGCAGTTACGTGCGATGCCGCGTTTTCGCAACAAGCTCCTGGTATCTGCTCGCCACGTCGACAGCACAAGAGCACCAGCAATTCTTCGTTAAGCACACGGTGCTCTAAAGTGACGCTAATCAAGGATGTTCCTTACTACTCGCTGGGTAACGGAACTCTGGTGTTGAACGGCACGGGCGATATGCTCCGACCAAGCGAATACGAACTGGGTCAGAACGGCATCATCCACATATGCGAGAACGAATCACTTGATAGATTCTTGAATGAACTCAAAAACTATCTCAGATATTCTTACGCCCAACGTTATTTGTCCAACGTTTGTTTAACCATCAGCGTCATTTGTTTAGCGTTGCACATTGGGATCCACATCGCCCTACCAAAACTACGTAACGTGCCCGGCAAGAATTTGCTTTCGCTTTCGTGTACCCTTTTCCTTGGCCAGTTGCTCTTCCTGACGGGCGTTGGAGCACGAAATTCGATCGGTTATGGCCCGTGTGCCGCAATAGGAGTCCTGATTCATTGGTCACTCATGGCCGCTTTCTTCTGGATGAACATAATGGGTTTTGACATGTGTCGGACATTTGCTGGATCGCAAATCAAACCCCACTTGCAATTCCGCGCATCCGTACAAAGAAGGAGAACAACGTTTCGTTCATATTCACTTTACGGCTGGAGCTGCCCGACTTTCATTGTCGCCATCGCAATGCTGGTCGATTTCACCGATATAACGGACGGCAGATGGGCGCCTAATTACGGAACTCATCAATGCTGGATATGCAATAAGAACGGACTGGGACTCTTCTTCATCTTACCAATGGCTGTCCTGCTAGCGGTGAACTTCATGTTCTTCTTGCTGACGGCTTGGTCGATCGTGAAACAATGGAGGGAGACGCAATTTGCCATGCGCAAAAATCAAACGTGTCAACGATCAAATGCAATTGGCAATTTTTTGGATAGTCTCAAGTTGACTGACACGATCTATCATAGCAAAAGGAAGTCGTACATGAGCCGTTTGCGCACGCGATTCTTCCTCTACGTCAAACTGGGTACCATCATGGGACTCGGATGGGTCTCCGGTCTCATCGCTGCAATGGCCGACGTACCTGCGCTCTGGTATCCATTTATCCTGTTCAATACTCTACAAGGAACGTTTATATTCTTGGCTTTCGATTGCAAACGTAAAGTCTATTACATGGTGTACGAGGTAATCACTAGACGGCCTCATCCGTCAAACTTGTCATCCAGTCATCGATGTTCCACCACAGCATCTACTAAATTACAAGCAGCACGTCGCATATCGGCTCAAACACCTCAAGCTATTTACAGTAATCAAGAATGCCCGAATGAGACGGTATGA